Proteins from a genomic interval of Microbacterium imperiale:
- a CDS encoding ABC transporter ATP-binding protein, whose translation MTENVVELTDVHAGYLPGVNILNGANLTAAKGELVGIIGPNGAGKSTMLKAIFGQVKVRSGSVKLNGDEITGLRANRLVAKGVGFVPQTNNVFPSLTIAENLQMGAYQRPKVVAERTDFVTSIFPDLAKRLQQRAGSLSGGERQMVAMGRALMMDPYVLLLDEPSAGLSPSRQDEAFLRVSEINKAGVTTIMVEQNARRCLQICDRGYVLDQGRDAYTGTGRELLNDPKVIGLYLGTLGT comes from the coding sequence CCGAGAACGTCGTCGAACTGACCGACGTCCACGCCGGCTACCTGCCCGGAGTCAACATCCTCAACGGCGCGAACCTCACCGCCGCGAAGGGTGAGCTCGTGGGAATCATCGGCCCCAACGGCGCCGGCAAATCGACCATGCTCAAGGCGATCTTCGGCCAGGTGAAGGTGCGGTCCGGGTCGGTCAAGCTCAACGGTGACGAGATCACGGGGCTGCGGGCGAACCGGCTCGTGGCCAAGGGCGTGGGGTTCGTCCCGCAGACGAACAACGTGTTCCCGAGTCTCACGATCGCCGAGAACCTGCAGATGGGCGCCTACCAGCGACCCAAGGTCGTCGCCGAGCGCACCGACTTCGTGACCTCGATCTTCCCCGACCTCGCCAAGCGCCTGCAGCAGCGGGCCGGATCGCTCTCGGGCGGCGAGCGTCAGATGGTCGCGATGGGCCGCGCGCTCATGATGGACCCCTACGTGCTGCTGCTCGACGAGCCGTCGGCGGGACTGTCTCCGTCGCGTCAGGACGAGGCGTTCCTGCGGGTCTCCGAGATCAACAAGGCCGGCGTCACGACGATCATGGTCGAGCAGAACGCGCGTCGTTGCCTGCAGATCTGCGATCGCGGATACGTCCTCGACCAGGGCCGCGACGCCTACACCGGCACCGGCCGCGAGCTGCTCAACGACCCCAAGGTCATCGGGCTGTACCTCGGCACCCTCGGGACCTGA